GCTTTGGAGCTTGCCGCCACTGAAATGTCCTAACCACAAAACACCATAGGCTAGGAAGATTATCTGGATTTGCTCTCTCAACGGCAAAGTAAAATGTGTAAAAAGAACAACGAGCACTGACAAGCCTGAGACAATCCAAGCCGAAAGCACAAAACGAGCCCTAAGAGTCCAAGCAAGGGACCCCAAATAGAAGGCAAATGCCATTCTAATCAAATGATCTAAATGACCGCTATCATGATAAGCTGGAGGCGTCACATGTAGTAAAAGTGTAGTGGCCAAAATCATACCGGTGATAATCAATATTATCTTCTGGCGTTTTTCAGGTGGAAAAAACTTTTGCGCTAATCCAAGCGTGATAACCAATGAAATATAGCAGACAACTTCAAACTTCAGCGTCCATAAAGGACCATTAATTGCGTTAGCGAGAGGGTTATTTTCGAAGATACCCAACAAAGTGGCTCCGCCACCAAGAAGCAGCATATTACGCAAAAAATAGCCGCCAATATTTCCTGATGACCAATAGTCTGATTGCGCCGCACTCGTATAAAAAAGTCCACCGATAATGATAAAAACGACCACCACCGTCATCATCGCAGGATAAATTCGCAATAATCGCGCCCATACAAAAGCATAGATGTTGCGTGACCGCTCAAAGCTTGCTGTAACCATGAGGCCGGACAAAACGAAAAAAATATGGACCGCATGCGCACCCAAGGTGTAGCCTGTCAAAACTTCTAGAGGCTCTTTAATAGAGACACCACCAGAAATGATAGATGCATGAGAGAAAACCACTGCCAATGCTGCAAGCAGACGAATAATACCGTAACTATTTTTGCCCGGTTCAGCATAATCTATTAATAGGATAGGCTTCGACATATTTAACTCATTTACGGTTATAAAAAAGAAATCACATCATAATTTTTAATTTATCGCCAAGCAACGAACTAGCCTTTATCGATACCACAGAAACAGATAAGCAGGGGAACCAATTATGAATATAACTAACACGCCAAGATATGTAGGAATATCGACGTGACAAAATTTGTAATTTCACCCCCACCACAAGCCTCTGTTTCTATTGCAAATAGCGATCATCGTTTTCCAGTTCGCCGTATCTTTTGCGTTGGACGAAACTACGCGGCTCATGCGCGAGAAATGGGTAAAGATCCTGACCGTGAGCCGCCCTTCTTCTTTACAAAACCAGCTGACGCCGTGGTTGATAGCGGTGCAGACCTTATCTATCCCCCACAAACTGATGATATGCATTTTGAAATAGAGCTGGTGATTGCCATGGCCAAAGGCGGTTCAGACATCGCGCAAGATGATGTTTATGACCACATCTGGGGCGCGGGGGTCGGCATTGATTTAACCCGTCGCGATCTACAAGCTGTCGCAAAAAAAATGGGAAGACCTTGGGATTTAGCGAAAGGTTTTGACAATTCTGCGCCTATCGCTCCGCTTTCTCCAATAGCTGATATTGCCTCCCTAGAACAGGGCCGTATCTGGCTGGCGGTTGATGGAGACATCAAACAGGACGCCGATATCAGCGACATGATCTGGTCTGTAAAAGAACACATTTCTATTTTGTCACAATCTGTCGAGCTGGCACCGGGAGATCTTATTATGACTGGCACGCCAGCCGGTGTTGGCGCTGTGCGTGCTGGCAATGTAATGACCGGCGGTGTGGCAGGATTGAATGACATCAAAACAACTATTGTGCCGCGACCTAGTGCGACCACTCAATGACGCTGGAATTTTTTCTCCTCCTTACAGCAGGCTCTCTTGCCGGAGGGTTCATCAATGGCCTCGCCGGCTTTGGCACATCTTTATTCGCTTTAGGTTGGTGGCTACAAATCATGCCGCCACTGGAAGCGGTTGCAATGGCGCTTTTCATGTCTGTTTCCAGTGGCATACAGGGCATAATCGTTGTTTGGAAACACATAAATTATAAAAAACTAGCTTGGTTTCTTCTTCCCGCCCTCCTTGGTGTGCCAATAGGCATTGAGTTATTGGCGATCATAAATCCCAGCATTCTAAAAATTGGTATCGCCGTATTTTTGATACTTTATGGTGTCTTCTTTACCCTTAAAAAAGGGCTGCCAAACTTCACACGGCCCACCAATATCATTGATGGTATAATCGGTTTTTTCGCTGGCATATTAGGAGCTGTTGCTGGATTATCTGGCTCGTTACCAACCATGTGGATCGCTTTGCGGCCATGGCCGAAGCATGAACAGCGCGGCATTCTACAACCATT
This sequence is a window from Hyphomicrobiales bacterium. Protein-coding genes within it:
- a CDS encoding acyltransferase — its product is MSKPILLIDYAEPGKNSYGIIRLLAALAVVFSHASIISGGVSIKEPLEVLTGYTLGAHAVHIFFVLSGLMVTASFERSRNIYAFVWARLLRIYPAMMTVVVVFIIIGGLFYTSAAQSDYWSSGNIGGYFLRNMLLLGGGATLLGIFENNPLANAINGPLWTLKFEVVCYISLVITLGLAQKFFPPEKRQKIILIITGMILATTLLLHVTPPAYHDSGHLDHLIRMAFAFYLGSLAWTLRARFVLSAWIVSGLSVLVVLFTHFTLPLREQIQIIFLAYGVLWLGHFSGGKLQSFIDKQDYSYGVYIIGFPVQQTLMLYNESMTPIQNFLMAVPITLVLAALSWNLVERPAMKFKKIFNSGLKVGLLGRYRLG
- a CDS encoding fumarylacetoacetate hydrolase family protein gives rise to the protein MTKFVISPPPQASVSIANSDHRFPVRRIFCVGRNYAAHAREMGKDPDREPPFFFTKPADAVVDSGADLIYPPQTDDMHFEIELVIAMAKGGSDIAQDDVYDHIWGAGVGIDLTRRDLQAVAKKMGRPWDLAKGFDNSAPIAPLSPIADIASLEQGRIWLAVDGDIKQDADISDMIWSVKEHISILSQSVELAPGDLIMTGTPAGVGAVRAGNVMTGGVAGLNDIKTTIVPRPSATTQ
- a CDS encoding sulfite exporter TauE/SafE family protein; the encoded protein is MTLEFFLLLTAGSLAGGFINGLAGFGTSLFALGWWLQIMPPLEAVAMALFMSVSSGIQGIIVVWKHINYKKLAWFLLPALLGVPIGIELLAIINPSILKIGIAVFLILYGVFFTLKKGLPNFTRPTNIIDGIIGFFAGILGAVAGLSGSLPTMWIALRPWPKHEQRGILQPFNIIILSLSAAILAFQGVYSKPVLFNLAIAIPLSIIAAQVGIIIFKRLKDHQFKRLLIFLLLIAGISLMTRELLL